Proteins co-encoded in one Quercus robur chromosome 8, dhQueRobu3.1, whole genome shotgun sequence genomic window:
- the LOC126695278 gene encoding small ubiquitin-related modifier 1-like, which translates to MSGVTNSQQEEDKKPNDQSAHINLKVKGQDGNEVFFRIKRSTQLKKLMNAYCDRQSVEINSIAFLFDGRRLRAEQTPDELEMEDGDEIDAMLHQTGGTTA; encoded by the exons atgtcaGGCGTGACGAACTCCCAGCAAGAGGAAGACAAGAAGCCGAATGATCAGTCTGCTCACATCAATTTGAAAGTCAAGGGCCAG GATGGAAATGAAGTCTTTTTCAGGATCAAAAGAAGCACTCAGCTGAAAAAGCTTATGAACGCATATTGTGATCGCCAATCTGTTGAGATTAACTCAATTGCTTTCTTGTTTGATGGCCGTCGTCTCCGAGCAGAACAGACTCCTGAtgag CTAGAAATGGAGGACGGTGATGAGATTGATGCAATGTTGCACCAAACTGGTGGAACAACTGCTTAG
- the LOC126695280 gene encoding uncharacterized protein LOC126695280, which produces MGNGDDSGCFFPLTSLQIGDLQSYHSDLSLFLANESKKFYILVDNRPDLGSRRAQIWQLMVTKSRLSPFANSKARRERKEGKESCSRSNSSKAGMIKKWFAVIDAARLSRKRVLPGKNFHHSLRVSSELHKTLSGFIVFEVSWSNVRGINYLNELQTDTSLAIEAKVMLRWEFDSIARAASCISSWFSGTASEQLLLKEYLDSAIGEVFYDAEETLLESIPIDDDDDIVCNDNVCVEDNSLHIGGNFNVYSVTDQDRTSALHTPPPPTGAYKRRKVMKSISDGELDIFSEQIQRGNDDSLENFEDALEATEYRDVLILSRFNDCDLPFKLRQIIMSDLRLLTLLEAGLPSWVIFLQSYPGFCHLYRPWMCPLARALYVLISVVTVLIGFYDLYKNVPVLKATASRLCGPLLDWIETWEMVSRIKYLGTMLFLHNFEKAVTWFLTITRTIRSFLSVCTQPLAEPFLDFFENFLPMWNVLIEVLQSFCSVIWVVIESSVNLVENLVEILLSPLWFSLSLVWSIATTVLYPVFWILWELLYAPIRMVLALASFIAFICVSIYEMLQEVWQIVSSIFQVASATEATVSTYEISMWRSLWNDLFSQVFRAVRSILNGFVAFFTACNRHRLSIYNHIQKFIQRLFGQAQRSQPADSRHSRPTYETQTTLRRKEERSH; this is translated from the exons ATGGGGAATGGTGACGATTCCGGTTGTTTTTTCCCTCTAACCAGTTTGCAAATTGG AGATTTGCAGTCTTATCATTCAGATCTTAGCCTTTTCCTGGCCAATGAAAGCAAGAAATTCTATATCTTGGTGGACAATCGACCGGACCTAGGTTCACGACGAGCTCAAATATGGCAATTAATGGTTACCAAG TCAAGGTTATCTCCTTTTGCAAACTCGAAAGctcggagagagagaaaggaaggaaaagaGTCTTGTTCTAGATCCAACTCTAGTAAAGCAGGGATGATTAAGAAATGGTTTGCAGTGATTGATGCAGCAAGACTGTCTCGTAAGAGGGTTCTACCTGGAAAAAATTTTCACCATTCTTTGCGTGTTAGCAGTGAGTTGCATAAAACCTTGTCTGGCTTTATTGTCTTCGAAGTTTCATGGAGCAATGTTAGAGGTATTAACTACTTAAATGAGCTTCAG ACTGATACATCTCTGGCTATAGAGGCGAAAGTAATGCTAAGATGGGAATTTGATAGTATAGCACGAGCAGCAAGCTGTATATCCTCATGGTTCTCTGGAACGGCCTCTGAGCAGCTACTCTTGAAAGAGTATCTGGATTCTGCTATAG GAGAAGTGTTCTATGATGCTGAAGAAACTTTATTGGAGTCTATCCctattgatgatgatgatgatattgtCTGCAATGATAATGTGTGTGTTGAGGATAATTCTCTACACATTGGTGGtaactttaatgtatattctGTTACTGATCAAGATAGAACAAGTGCATTACACACGCCTCCTCCTCCCACTGGGGcttacaaaagaagaaaagtaatGAAGTCGATTAGTGATGGAGAACTTGATATTTTTTCTGAGCAAATACAGAGAGGAAATGATGACTCGTTAGAGAACTTTGAAGATGCATTGGAAGCTACTGAGTACAGGGATGTCTTGATTTTGTCTAGGTTCAATGACTGCGATCTCCCATTTAAACTACGGCAAATAATAATGTCTGATTTGCGGTTGCTTACCTTGTTGGAGGCTGGTCTTCCATCTTGGGTTATCTTCCTTCAGTCATATCCTGGGTTTTGCCACCTCTATCGCCCGTGGATGTGTCCTTTGGCGAGAGCTTTATATGTTCTTATCTCAGTTGTCACTGTTCTCATAGGATTCTATGATTTATACAAAAATGTCCCAGTTCTCAAGGCAACTGCTTCTCGTTTGTGTGGGCCTCTTCTTGATTGGATAGAGACCTGGGAGATGGTATCAAGGATCAAGTACTTGGGAACAATGCTATTTCTACATAATTTTGAGAAGGCTGTTACGTGGTTTCTTACAATTACACGTACGATTCGATCTTTCCTTTCAGTTTGCACACAACCACTGGCAGAACCATTTCTggatttttttgagaattttcttCCAATGTGGAATGTGCTTATTGAAGTACTACAGAGCTTCTGTTCAGTCATTTGGGTTGTGATTGAGTCTTCCGTCAATTTAGTGGAAAATCTTGTAGAGATTTTACTATCTCCATTATGGTTTAGCCTCTCACTTGTCTGGAGTATTG CAACAACAGTTTTATATCCTGTATTTTGGATCCTTTGGGAATTACTTTATGCTCCAATTCGCATGGTCCTTGCATTAGCCAGTTTCATAGCTTTCATTTGTGTCAGCATATACGAGATGCTTCAAGAAGTATGGCAGATTGTTAGTAGCATTTTCCAAGTTGCTTCAGCTACTGAGGCAACAGTGAGCACGTATGAGATTTCCATGTGGCGTTCACTTTGGAATGACCTTTTTTCCCAG gTTTTCCGAGCTGTCAGGAGTATATTAAATGGTTTTGTTGCCTTCTTCACAGCCTGCAACAGGCATCGCCTTAG CATTTACAATCATATACAGAAGTTTATCCAAAGATTATTTGGCCAGGCCCAGAGATCACAGCCTGCAGATTCAAGACATAGTAGACCGACATATGAGACTCAGACCACT TTGAGAAGAAAGGAGGAACGTTCACATTAA